Proteins from a single region of Butyrivibrio fibrisolvens:
- a CDS encoding histidine phosphatase family protein, with translation MTGKKIFLMRHSIPKRCALSTEMLPLSEEGIQLAMSKKDLFYDVDKCYTSPYKRALETARILFDGQVIVKDKLHERIVGEAHEDFWLKQYQNHDYYNPGGESLNIVRVRMKDVMDEILQELNDGETALVVSHATAICSYLLNFCDVEVIDAASKSRMIRFNGQEVLHGKFNPTDYFEIEYVNNAISVITSKGHIC, from the coding sequence ATGACTGGTAAAAAGATATTTCTAATGAGACATTCCATACCGAAAAGATGTGCTCTTTCGACAGAAATGCTTCCTCTTTCTGAGGAAGGCATACAGCTTGCTATGTCTAAAAAAGATCTGTTTTATGATGTTGATAAGTGTTATACCTCACCTTATAAAAGAGCATTAGAAACGGCAAGGATTCTTTTTGATGGACAAGTTATTGTGAAAGATAAACTACATGAAAGAATAGTTGGAGAAGCACATGAGGATTTCTGGCTAAAGCAATACCAAAATCATGATTATTATAATCCTGGTGGTGAATCACTGAACATTGTTCGAGTTAGGATGAAGGACGTAATGGATGAGATTTTGCAGGAATTAAATGATGGAGAGACTGCTTTGGTAGTATCTCATGCAACTGCAATCTGTTCGTATTTACTTAACTTCTGTGATGTTGAAGTAATAGACGCTGCCAGTAAATCAAGGATGATCAGATTTAATGGTCAGGAAGTATTGCATGGGAAGTTTAACCCCACGGATTATTTTGAAATTGAATATGTTAATAATGCGATATCTGTAATTACTTCGAAAGGACATATATGCTAG
- a CDS encoding ornithine carbamoyltransferase encodes MQSFIRLTDFKKEELFEIFRIADNIEDYKGFLNGKTVVMFFPSSSIRTRVSFEKGIYLLGGQSILFDPSTLDKKEDLKDVCGYLQNWADAVVVRYKDIDLLDRMSKSMNIPVINALTDDNHPCEMMSDLYSLSKIREDFLKDEYLFVGASGNIGKAWKEAADAFCFSLTQSCPDKYSIQGIENIADLRKAISGKDIVCTDSFPKDMAQEYQVTKELMEMANSNAVLNPCPPFYRGEEVSEDVIDSDFFVGYEFKHSLLKIQQAILIYCICGMQVMNL; translated from the coding sequence ATGCAGTCTTTCATAAGATTAACTGATTTCAAAAAAGAAGAACTTTTTGAGATTTTCAGGATAGCAGATAATATTGAGGACTATAAGGGCTTTCTTAATGGCAAAACAGTTGTGATGTTTTTTCCTTCAAGCAGCATCAGAACCAGAGTTTCTTTCGAAAAGGGAATCTATCTTCTTGGAGGTCAGTCAATTCTATTTGACCCTTCGACGCTGGATAAAAAAGAAGATCTAAAGGATGTGTGCGGTTATCTGCAAAACTGGGCTGATGCGGTTGTAGTGAGATATAAAGATATTGATCTTCTGGATCGGATGTCAAAATCGATGAATATTCCTGTCATAAATGCATTAACCGATGATAATCATCCCTGCGAGATGATGTCAGATCTGTATTCTCTTTCCAAGATCAGGGAAGATTTTCTTAAGGATGAGTACTTATTTGTAGGAGCATCTGGCAACATAGGAAAAGCATGGAAGGAAGCTGCAGATGCTTTTTGCTTTTCTTTGACGCAGTCCTGCCCGGATAAATATAGTATTCAAGGGATCGAAAACATAGCTGACTTAAGAAAAGCAATTTCTGGCAAAGATATAGTGTGCACAGATTCTTTTCCCAAAGATATGGCACAGGAGTATCAGGTTACCAAAGAACTGATGGAAATGGCTAACAGTAACGCAGTTCTTAATCCATGCCCGCCTTTTTACAGAGGTGAGGAAGTGTCAGAAGATGTTATTGACTCGGATTTCTTTGTAGGGTATGAATTCAAACATAGTCTATTGAAAATTCAGCAGGCGATATTGATATATTGCATCTGTGGGATGCAGGTGATGAATTTGTAA
- a CDS encoding N-acetyltransferase, with the protein MAIRQAKISDVSRIAELIVTNYRTNFYPIFKYDAFYFGELNVIDTAKEYLDNQDILNNTYVYDDGVVKGMIRLDDKQIVKLFVEPQFQSQKIGAKLLSFATKEKNADWLWVLEQNERGIAFYKKNGFDFTGEKMEEDDYVSLLKMKLQK; encoded by the coding sequence ATGGCAATAAGACAAGCAAAAATTTCAGATGTATCTCGCATTGCAGAGCTGATAGTTACAAATTATCGTACTAATTTTTATCCAATCTTTAAGTACGATGCATTTTATTTTGGCGAGTTAAATGTTATCGATACAGCGAAAGAATATTTGGATAACCAGGATATTCTGAATAATACCTATGTTTATGATGATGGTGTAGTAAAAGGCATGATAAGGCTTGATGACAAGCAGATCGTAAAATTGTTTGTAGAGCCGCAGTTTCAGAGTCAGAAGATTGGTGCAAAGCTCCTTAGCTTTGCTACCAAAGAAAAGAATGCGGACTGGCTTTGGGTTCTTGAGCAAAACGAAAGAGGAATAGCTTTTTATAAGAAAAACGGTTTTGACTTTACAGGAGAAAAAATGGAGGAAGATGATTATGTTTCTCTCCTGAAAATGAAGCTTCAGAAATAG
- a CDS encoding GNAT family N-acetyltransferase, giving the protein MAITYSQQIPDLQTYYDLRKSVDWNNFCPEQSEKAINNSVYFILAKDGDLPVAMGRVVGDGMYFTIVDVVVRPEYQGQKIGSTIVNRLVEIIQAEAPKGARLSIQLIAAQGKEQFYVKQGFKILPHENCGPALRKVIYT; this is encoded by the coding sequence ATGGCAATTACTTATTCACAGCAGATCCCGGACTTGCAGACATATTATGATTTAAGGAAGTCGGTAGATTGGAACAACTTCTGCCCTGAGCAGTCAGAAAAAGCAATCAATAATAGCGTTTACTTTATATTAGCTAAAGATGGCGATCTTCCTGTAGCCATGGGAAGAGTTGTTGGAGACGGAATGTATTTTACCATAGTTGATGTAGTAGTAAGACCTGAGTATCAGGGACAGAAGATCGGATCTACTATCGTGAACAGGCTTGTAGAGATCATACAGGCAGAAGCTCCCAAAGGCGCAAGGCTCAGCATCCAGCTCATAGCCGCTCAAGGCAAGGAACAGTTCTATGTAAAACAGGGATTCAAGATCCTTCCACACGAGAACTGTGGACCTGCCCTTAGAAAAGTAATATATACGTGA
- the iscB gene encoding RNA-guided endonuclease IscB, translating into MVYVISQDGKPLMPCSNTIARLLLKQGKAKVKRREPFTIKLTYETTSYTQDLTLGVDTGSGTIGTAVSKNNGDIVYISEIIVRNDITDKMTQRAKYRRNRRNRKTRYRKAKWLNRANSIKNDRFSPTMQSKLHSHVKEIEYIKSILPITKLVFETGQFDMHLMKNPSLASPKVKHWGYQKGANYGVENIKAMVLNRDNYTCQCCRGKHKDSKLEVHHIIYRSQGGSDEADNLITLCHTCHKALHDGKINPKLSGKTKGNLKYATQMNSIRKQLFRLYPGAIETFGYITKANRLRLGVNKEHYHDACTIATQGDSFALKTNLYKKKCISDGDFQKTKGIRSEQPIETKKICGFRKFDKVRYFGKEYFIKGRMSTGYAILMDIEGKKIDFSSMPKGYKTPKLNNCMRIAARTSQIIQTVAM; encoded by the coding sequence ATGGTTTATGTAATTTCTCAAGATGGAAAGCCACTGATGCCTTGCAGTAATACAATCGCAAGATTATTGCTTAAGCAAGGTAAAGCTAAAGTCAAAAGGCGTGAACCTTTCACAATCAAACTAACTTATGAAACAACCAGTTACACTCAGGATTTAACTCTCGGTGTGGATACTGGAAGTGGGACTATTGGCACTGCTGTCAGTAAAAACAACGGTGATATTGTTTATATATCAGAGATTATAGTGAGAAACGACATTACTGATAAGATGACGCAGCGAGCCAAATATCGCAGAAATAGGCGAAATCGTAAAACACGATATAGAAAAGCAAAATGGCTAAATCGTGCAAATTCTATTAAAAATGATAGATTTAGCCCTACAATGCAAAGTAAGTTACATAGTCATGTAAAAGAAATAGAATATATTAAATCTATTCTCCCAATTACAAAATTAGTATTTGAGACAGGTCAGTTTGACATGCATCTCATGAAAAATCCAAGTCTTGCCAGTCCAAAGGTAAAACATTGGGGTTATCAAAAGGGTGCTAATTATGGGGTTGAGAATATTAAAGCAATGGTTCTTAATCGGGATAACTACACTTGCCAATGTTGCAGGGGTAAACACAAAGATTCCAAGCTAGAAGTACATCATATAATTTATCGTAGTCAAGGTGGCAGTGATGAGGCTGATAACTTAATTACATTGTGCCATACTTGTCACAAAGCATTACATGATGGAAAAATTAACCCTAAATTAAGCGGAAAAACTAAAGGTAATCTTAAATATGCTACACAGATGAACTCTATTCGCAAACAACTTTTTAGACTATATCCAGGTGCTATTGAAACTTTCGGATATATCACGAAAGCTAATCGTCTTCGATTAGGCGTAAACAAAGAGCATTATCATGATGCCTGTACTATTGCAACACAAGGTGATTCTTTTGCGCTAAAGACAAATCTTTACAAAAAGAAATGTATTTCAGATGGTGATTTTCAAAAAACAAAAGGCATTCGCTCCGAGCAACCTATAGAAACCAAAAAGATATGTGGGTTTAGAAAATTTGATAAGGTTCGTTATTTTGGGAAAGAATATTTTATTAAAGGAAGAATGTCTACTGGTTATGCAATTCTTATGGATATAGAAGGTAAGAAGATTGATTTTTCTTCAATGCCAAAAGGCTATAAGACACCAAAATTAAACAACTGCATGCGTATAGCAGCGAGAACATCGCAAATAATACAAACAGTGGCGATGTAA
- a CDS encoding GNAT family N-acetyltransferase, protein MIKSVTKLNEYDAFINSFLEDSKFSDPHLTQRLEAGEKPEDMLTKKDHHCFVTENSDGINGLFILLIIPEEKYLELLIGITREESAVEDLLSFIEKSYPGYEADFVFNPRNHLIKDGLIKRSADFDKEQLKMVYTHKMPECKIPCIEPLSEEYTEQYLKMHTKDVYWTGEKVMEATDRFKTFVAVEDGVVTGYIDVTHCFAENEPFDLLVKEEYRRKGYGRQLLAKALLENEPKDMMLLVDFDNRLAINLYESMGFIKKEKGNLLTAYWKVRDR, encoded by the coding sequence ATGATAAAAAGTGTTACTAAATTAAATGAATATGATGCCTTTATTAACAGCTTCTTGGAGGATTCAAAATTTTCCGATCCTCATCTGACCCAAAGACTTGAAGCAGGTGAAAAGCCTGAGGATATGCTTACTAAGAAAGACCATCACTGTTTTGTTACTGAGAATAGCGATGGAATCAATGGCTTATTCATTCTTTTGATCATTCCTGAGGAAAAGTATCTTGAGCTGCTTATTGGAATTACAAGAGAAGAAAGCGCAGTTGAAGATTTACTTTCATTTATAGAAAAAAGTTATCCTGGATACGAGGCTGACTTTGTTTTCAACCCGCGTAATCATCTGATCAAAGATGGCTTAATAAAGCGCAGCGCGGATTTTGACAAAGAGCAGCTCAAGATGGTGTATACCCATAAAATGCCTGAGTGCAAGATTCCATGTATTGAGCCTCTTTCTGAAGAATATACAGAGCAGTATCTTAAGATGCACACCAAAGATGTGTATTGGACCGGTGAAAAGGTTATGGAAGCTACTGATCGTTTCAAAACCTTTGTGGCAGTTGAAGATGGCGTTGTGACTGGGTATATTGATGTTACTCATTGTTTTGCTGAGAATGAGCCATTCGACCTACTGGTAAAAGAGGAATATCGCAGAAAAGGCTACGGCAGACAGCTTTTGGCTAAGGCGCTTCTAGAGAATGAGCCTAAAGATATGATGCTTCTTGTGGACTTTGACAATAGGCTAGCGATTAATCTTTATGAATCAATGGGGTTCATAAAGAAGGAAAAAGGGAACCTGCTGACTGCTTATTGGAAAGTACGAGACAGATGA
- a CDS encoding helix-turn-helix transcriptional regulator — MIGKQIKYFRLQKQAKQEELAEYLGVSYQAVSKWETGASDPDISLLPGIAIFFGISIDELFELPYEEQMKRIENMMLNERRISPDTFDQAISFLEERLKLDPKDLRAIGNLASLYNHRARSDHELASDYAQKVLEMDPDDKGGWVDFLEASGGVCGDEWYDNHFEVIRFFEDLLIKYPGNYSCLYALLENLIADGRYDEALPYIEQIKKAKKNHQYLLYTGDVAFGKGHTKEAKEIWEKMIKEFPDIWQAHCCLGDGYAKLGMYDEAIAAYEKSYDMQKKPRIVEGLCSMAQLHEAHKEYDKAIKDYQRLIDNLKEDYDVTDGEQVDRYVREIARLKGIKKSN; from the coding sequence ATGATAGGTAAACAGATTAAGTATTTTAGATTACAGAAACAGGCAAAGCAGGAAGAACTGGCTGAGTACCTGGGGGTATCATATCAGGCGGTTTCCAAGTGGGAGACAGGCGCCAGTGACCCGGATATATCCCTCCTTCCGGGAATTGCTATTTTCTTTGGTATAAGCATTGATGAGCTTTTTGAGCTTCCCTACGAAGAGCAGATGAAGCGCATCGAGAACATGATGTTGAATGAAAGAAGAATAAGTCCTGATACCTTTGATCAGGCAATAAGCTTTTTGGAAGAAAGACTTAAGCTAGATCCTAAGGATCTGAGGGCCATTGGAAATCTTGCAAGTCTTTATAATCATAGAGCTCGCAGCGACCATGAGCTTGCATCAGACTACGCCCAGAAGGTATTGGAGATGGATCCGGATGACAAGGGTGGCTGGGTTGACTTTCTTGAAGCAAGTGGCGGAGTGTGCGGTGATGAGTGGTATGATAATCACTTCGAAGTTATCAGATTCTTTGAAGATCTTCTGATCAAGTATCCGGGTAATTATAGCTGTCTCTACGCACTTTTGGAGAACCTCATTGCAGATGGCAGGTACGATGAGGCGCTTCCATACATTGAGCAGATTAAAAAGGCTAAGAAGAATCATCAATACCTTTTGTATACTGGAGACGTAGCATTTGGAAAAGGACATACAAAAGAGGCAAAAGAAATCTGGGAAAAGATGATCAAAGAATTTCCTGATATCTGGCAGGCGCACTGCTGTCTTGGTGATGGATATGCAAAACTTGGAATGTATGACGAGGCTATTGCAGCATATGAAAAGTCTTATGACATGCAGAAAAAGCCAAGAATTGTCGAAGGTCTCTGCTCTATGGCGCAGCTCCACGAAGCACATAAGGAATATGATAAGGCTATCAAGGATTATCAGAGACTAATTGATAATTTAAAAGAGGATTATGATGTAACAGATGGCGAACAAGTTGACAGATATGTCAGAGAGATAGCCAGGTTAAAGGGAATAAAAAAGAGTAATTGA
- a CDS encoding MFS transporter, with protein sequence MKFLKQYKNLSKEIYVLFFGRIVTSMGSLIWPIMTLILKNKLGYSATTIATIDMVLAIIQLPLVMVGGKLADSANRKKIIVCCDMVTVICYFISGLIPLSFISVALFYIAGLFATIEGPSYDALVADLSDSDNREQAYSLQYLGMNLGLVLAPTLGGLLFESYLWLAFILTSVATFSSTLLILIFIKKLSVEKKHVSEYEEKKEGVGIFEILRERKILILYMAVSGFCALVYSEFNYLLPLHIENLYAAKGATIFGLLTSTNAIVVVVGTPLITSFLSKIIDVRKFLIGEVLIVTGLVSYTFSGRIISLYFVLMTVFTLGEIFCTIASAPYMTRRVPSTHWGRVNSAINIVCGAVTSIGNIYIGKIVDVYGYKHAWILVAAVGFVAITLLVVLNALDKKSFPLLYKSDEESETAES encoded by the coding sequence ATGAAGTTTTTAAAACAATACAAAAATCTAAGTAAAGAAATATATGTCCTGTTCTTTGGACGAATAGTCACAAGTATGGGCTCTCTCATCTGGCCTATCATGACATTGATACTGAAAAACAAGCTCGGATACAGCGCAACGACTATCGCTACGATTGATATGGTCCTTGCGATAATCCAGCTTCCACTCGTCATGGTTGGAGGTAAGCTTGCTGACAGCGCCAACAGGAAGAAGATAATTGTCTGCTGCGATATGGTTACAGTTATCTGTTATTTTATCAGCGGACTTATTCCTCTGTCTTTTATCAGCGTTGCGCTATTCTACATCGCAGGCCTCTTTGCGACAATTGAAGGGCCGTCCTACGATGCACTTGTAGCAGATCTTAGCGATTCAGATAACCGAGAGCAGGCGTATAGCCTTCAGTATCTTGGCATGAATCTTGGACTTGTACTTGCGCCGACACTTGGCGGCTTATTATTTGAAAGCTATCTGTGGCTGGCTTTCATACTAACATCAGTTGCGACATTTTCCTCAACTCTTCTGATCCTTATTTTCATAAAAAAGCTCAGTGTTGAAAAAAAGCATGTCAGCGAATATGAGGAAAAGAAAGAAGGCGTGGGAATATTTGAGATCCTTCGTGAGAGAAAAATACTGATCCTGTACATGGCTGTATCCGGCTTTTGTGCTCTGGTATATTCAGAGTTCAATTATCTTCTGCCGCTTCATATAGAGAATCTGTATGCGGCCAAGGGGGCAACGATATTTGGACTTCTGACAAGTACCAATGCCATAGTTGTTGTAGTTGGAACTCCGCTTATTACTTCATTTCTTAGTAAGATCATAGATGTCAGAAAGTTTCTTATAGGAGAAGTACTGATAGTAACAGGGCTTGTAAGCTATACCTTTTCGGGCAGGATAATTTCTCTTTACTTTGTGCTGATGACTGTTTTTACTCTAGGTGAAATATTTTGCACCATAGCCAGCGCACCGTACATGACAAGGCGTGTTCCGTCAACTCATTGGGGCAGGGTTAACTCCGCTATCAACATAGTCTGCGGCGCAGTTACATCTATTGGCAATATCTATATCGGTAAAATAGTAGATGTATACGGCTACAAGCATGCATGGATCCTGGTGGCGGCTGTTGGATTTGTTGCCATAACATTACTTGTTGTATTAAATGCATTGGATAAGAAAAGCTTCCCGCTTCTCTATAAAAGTGACGAAGAATCGGAAACAGCTGAGTCTTGA